One Turneriella parva DSM 21527 genomic region harbors:
- the pip gene encoding prolyl aminopeptidase — translation MRELYPEITRVKKYSLKVSSLHTLYVEECGNPKGIPALFLHGGPGAGISPNHRRFFNPEKYRIILFDQRGAGKSKPYAELAENTIWDLIADIELIRLKLKVSKWLVFGGSWGSTLALAYAISHPERILHLIVRGIFLCRHEEILWFYQYGAHQIFPDHWKDYVKVIPENERHDMLSAFYRRLTSPDKKVRLEAARAWSLWEGATICLEPNKAMHHEFGEIAVSLARIECHYFMHNCFFPDDNYLLNNAHKLQNISAEIIHGRYDIVCPVKNAFDLKEKMPRARLTIVPASGHAAFEPGIRSALIEATDRFRKK, via the coding sequence ATGAGAGAACTATATCCTGAAATTACGCGCGTCAAAAAATACAGCCTAAAGGTCTCGTCACTGCACACGCTCTATGTCGAAGAATGCGGCAACCCTAAGGGAATACCCGCCCTCTTCTTGCACGGCGGCCCGGGTGCGGGCATCTCACCCAACCACCGCCGTTTCTTTAACCCCGAAAAATACCGCATCATTCTGTTCGACCAGCGCGGCGCCGGCAAGAGTAAACCCTACGCTGAACTTGCCGAGAACACAATCTGGGACCTCATCGCCGACATCGAGTTGATTCGCCTGAAACTCAAAGTTTCGAAGTGGCTGGTTTTCGGAGGCTCATGGGGCAGCACGCTTGCACTCGCATACGCGATCAGCCACCCCGAACGCATTCTGCACCTGATCGTGCGCGGTATCTTTCTCTGCAGACACGAAGAGATTCTCTGGTTCTACCAGTATGGCGCGCACCAGATTTTTCCCGACCACTGGAAAGACTATGTGAAGGTGATTCCCGAGAACGAGCGGCACGACATGCTCTCGGCGTTCTATCGCCGCCTCACGTCGCCCGACAAGAAGGTGCGCCTCGAAGCCGCGCGCGCCTGGAGCCTGTGGGAGGGCGCGACCATCTGCCTCGAACCCAACAAGGCGATGCACCACGAGTTCGGCGAAATCGCCGTCTCGCTCGCGCGCATCGAATGCCACTACTTCATGCACAACTGCTTTTTTCCCGATGATAACTATCTGCTAAACAACGCGCACAAACTGCAGAACATCTCAGCCGAGATTATTCACGGCCGATATGATATTGTCTGCCCGGTCAAAAATGCATTCGATCTCAAAGAAAAAATGCCCCGCGCGCGCCTGACGATCGTGCCGGCATCGGGGCATGCGGCGTTTGAGCCGGGAATCCGTTCTGCGCTGATCGAGGCGACGGATAGATTTCGAAAGAAGTGA
- a CDS encoding SpvB/TcaC N-terminal domain-containing protein: MSIRFAGGNLAQSLSAQNLILAKGKKMAAKVVFSSISSTMLCMRCLLLFILFMSIMPVHAGVNPDGSFSETLPIEIPVGRNGVQPQLALTYNSNAGNGIVGVGFSLQGLPAITRISYGRGINYDGQDTYVGPEGRLVPLPTSPTSGGGVYHAENETWSKYEPLGNDGQALTVSNRCGPSTGSGQVEPPVVSPVEPCQWRVTDRSGVVYSYGANSQSRALAIDAAGNPLHSGAVRQWALTRVTDLNGNYYEVEYYQNAGQIYPKRIRYTYGPGASKYYTITFAYDESSRPDKEISYASSSFVQTNWRLREVLVDAEQPIWWIFSWTVQVRRYELGYDTNHSNTSSELASWSVTAGNQVSTTQLRWLQESQGFETSSQYSPPWVQHYWGVSNGVQGDYVDFDGDGLVDFLLSFRDLPGNNYQVAYRNTGHGWVQDARYTPQWIQHFWGVTNGRYGHYVDITGDGLIDYVVSSRDLAGNVSKIAYINTRNGWQLKAEYTPLWVHAYWGVENGVQGDYLDFDGDGLTDYVVSFRDLAGQNYTAAYRNNGHGWVLDSRFAPGWIQNYWGRTTTINSPGGPWLQITGTINGRFGDYIDVNADGLPDFIASSRDLAGNVSRLAYINTGSGWLETAEFTPPWIRHYWGVTNGTTGDYLDVNGDGLPDYVASFRDLANNHSQTTWLNTGRGWRENTAFRASWTHYYWAWECATWCHQSTAAWGGGNSGEYIDINGDGRVDYVLSFSDLPGNNTVAAWINTNAGWTSSSDYVTSWIHNYWGVSAPYGDFVDFNGDYVPDYMISSRDLPGNIAIAAVANRKKIGKSLLQEILSPTGTKIIIQYKTATKLPKAICTTACTGPQGEALGTSAGLPNSSPRYLVTEVTTTGDRDLTGDGVVDSFTTRYEYYNGRVATGTVAERASLGFEKIVTRDVNSGNYKIDTYRQDKPFQGYMSVSRSYLADNTLVSEQYSPTTLQQYYCSEVGCSTNAANDPTPSSPRQIRATGESETRSYENGILIGRKFQEVLSQDIYGSPLIMKTGVTANGTTRTVYKFIQYINENTATNRALGVAYSEKTCYTATECATGDNDFISESRISYDGGALGTIGSRHLPTKRENYVLTGDGVGVWLAEQYTYDTAGNILTHLDARGFLNTIVYDPDYNQFPVSVTKSHAGKSSTVTAAYDPRYGKKILETIVDEGTTITTNLDATGFVTQVTVENGSTTLAKNSSHRAAAGASPIWGESCTHFGAAFTQSRCTKNFKDAMGRTYREEYPELVNGVEKQMAIEHKYDSRGRAVAISQPFDATSGSASQWSTRTYDIYGRVVQAQSFDGKTTSTVFQTTGLPAGIVSCTVATDTDGKQQQACNNIHGKAAFTVESYGAPEATRIDYIYDGRGRLAAVTAPQGITTIGYVSISGIQAFVDDPISGRTDFTYYNVPGSASFGQLASETRAGKTTSFEYSASFGRMSKITRPDSVTTFTYDETDAEVGSHGINKPTTLIHQVNGYTLRERYRYNAKSDITEMKRWISHATETLCSDPGAMPCFQRYAFSTDNLDRAETITYPDGNTTELTYVGATEHVAEIKHAGLTFATYSNYTYDVMAHIGKVTYGNGLVHDYTYQPATGVMQTVSIGKANQPEKLNLTYAYDASFNISSITDNVIPDLSVTYQYDVLNRIRQSSYGSGKIRDFRFDQDGAGNSKGNLLRKGNRRMTYAVGKTYPVADELYNETTSQWEPHQTMTWSAAGSLLTKGNFSYEYDSNQMMTKAVEANTAETEFVYDHTGQRFLKKHTRDGVTIKTWYVADGLELREKYVGVTSGNPPGIFDSWQATKYIYGQDRKRIASITGNVKTSAISPTPTELFALAEGYSASTFGGMAMKTYYTFYGIYAHENLGRVLRIILLSALALVLLLWLYYNSLSADENFGGAFFRRLIAVSMITVFVSVNCGQNAPPTGVTPGQISTIISELYTGLPAGTVYYSHNHLGSGSLVTDTNGDEIFRITYTEYGEIDLENSGKWNSTTQTLEQNMSDAEILITAVKFTGQEYDPETGFYYYNARYYSAELGVFTTSDTEFDSGSGYGFNRHMYVGGNPIMASDPSGHFVWFIVAAVVIGAIMGGTKGNPFKGENWKNFSGTGALIGALAGLAGALTGGAAAAGLTGLNAAVVGGMAGGAAGGFVGGAGTAWANGASFGDGLLAGFAGGVMGAIVGAAAGAAFYGAGQLFGGSGGGAGAATADAGGRPCPIGQCSWGGEVTATDAGSGMAAAAPAAAPSTAGGASGAAANAAALGGGTGGSYGGAQAATLVSRSNSTSKAPPGKTVYGFDQETGVLYPTQMGRETFASLKDYCWSAPYDSMRGCSEPGITSAPVFPSDWLPFNLKSLFKFGATRGARMVPQAYKFGKHVLGRMESRGVNSAMVDKALRLGKRYYDPKNKTTNFVLSGGFASGKDLLVGVGPTGTISTVIRGSKLVRPRFVPIN, translated from the coding sequence TTGAGCATTCGGTTTGCCGGGGGCAATTTGGCTCAAAGTCTATCAGCGCAGAACCTGATTCTCGCCAAAGGAAAAAAAATGGCAGCAAAGGTTGTCTTTTCTAGTATTAGCAGCACGATGCTTTGCATGCGCTGCTTGCTGCTGTTTATTCTGTTCATGTCTATCATGCCGGTTCATGCCGGCGTTAACCCAGACGGTAGTTTTTCTGAGACATTGCCGATTGAAATACCCGTGGGGCGCAATGGCGTGCAGCCGCAGCTGGCGCTCACTTACAATTCGAATGCTGGTAATGGAATAGTGGGTGTTGGTTTTAGTCTGCAGGGCTTGCCCGCAATTACGCGCATCAGCTATGGACGCGGCATCAACTACGATGGGCAAGATACTTATGTCGGGCCTGAAGGGCGGCTTGTCCCCCTCCCGACCTCCCCCACGAGTGGGGGAGGTGTGTACCATGCTGAGAATGAAACGTGGTCGAAGTATGAGCCGTTGGGTAATGATGGTCAGGCGCTGACCGTCAGCAATCGCTGCGGCCCTTCGACAGGCTCAGGGCAGGTGGAGCCGCCTGTGGTGAGCCCCGTCGAACCATGCCAGTGGCGTGTGACCGATCGCAGCGGCGTCGTCTATTCGTATGGCGCGAATAGTCAATCTCGCGCGCTGGCAATCGATGCGGCGGGAAATCCGCTTCATTCGGGTGCCGTGCGCCAATGGGCGTTAACGCGCGTGACAGACCTCAACGGCAATTATTACGAAGTGGAATATTACCAGAACGCCGGGCAGATTTACCCGAAGCGCATTCGCTACACCTATGGGCCGGGTGCGTCGAAGTATTACACGATCACATTCGCGTATGACGAAAGCAGCCGCCCCGACAAAGAGATCAGCTACGCGTCTTCGTCGTTCGTGCAAACCAATTGGCGCCTGCGCGAAGTCTTAGTCGACGCAGAGCAGCCGATCTGGTGGATTTTCAGTTGGACCGTGCAGGTGAGAAGGTATGAGTTGGGATATGATACGAACCACAGCAATACCTCGAGCGAGCTTGCTAGCTGGTCTGTGACGGCTGGCAATCAGGTTTCGACAACGCAGTTACGTTGGCTGCAAGAATCTCAAGGGTTTGAGACCAGCTCGCAGTATAGTCCGCCTTGGGTTCAACATTACTGGGGGGTTAGCAACGGGGTACAGGGTGACTATGTGGATTTTGATGGTGATGGCTTAGTCGATTTCCTATTGAGTTTTCGTGATCTGCCGGGAAATAATTACCAGGTGGCCTACCGAAACACAGGTCATGGCTGGGTTCAAGATGCCCGATATACCCCCCAGTGGATTCAACATTTTTGGGGAGTTACCAACGGCCGCTACGGGCACTACGTGGATATTACTGGCGACGGGCTGATAGACTACGTAGTTAGTTCACGAGATTTAGCCGGGAATGTCTCGAAGATTGCCTATATCAATACCAGAAACGGCTGGCAGCTTAAGGCGGAGTATACACCACTCTGGGTTCATGCATACTGGGGAGTCGAAAACGGAGTTCAGGGCGATTATTTAGATTTTGATGGTGATGGTCTGACAGATTACGTGGTCAGCTTCCGTGATTTGGCTGGACAGAATTATACAGCAGCGTACAGAAACAATGGTCATGGCTGGGTGTTAGATTCACGCTTCGCACCCGGTTGGATACAGAATTACTGGGGAAGAACGACCACCATCAACTCACCGGGGGGCCCTTGGCTACAGATAACCGGCACAATCAACGGTCGATTTGGTGATTATATTGATGTAAACGCCGATGGTTTGCCGGATTTCATTGCCAGTTCTCGCGATCTGGCAGGGAACGTATCGCGACTTGCATACATAAACACAGGCAGCGGCTGGTTAGAGACAGCGGAATTTACACCGCCTTGGATTCGACATTATTGGGGTGTAACTAACGGTACAACTGGCGACTATCTTGATGTCAATGGTGATGGGTTACCCGATTATGTTGCAAGTTTTCGTGACTTGGCTAATAACCACAGCCAAACAACATGGTTGAACACCGGCCGCGGGTGGCGTGAAAATACTGCATTCAGGGCTTCATGGACTCATTATTACTGGGCATGGGAATGTGCAACCTGGTGTCATCAGAGTACGGCGGCTTGGGGTGGTGGCAATAGTGGGGAATATATAGATATCAATGGTGATGGTCGAGTGGACTATGTCTTGAGCTTCAGCGATTTGCCCGGAAACAACACGGTAGCAGCTTGGATCAATACAAACGCTGGCTGGACTTCATCGTCAGATTATGTGACTTCATGGATTCACAACTATTGGGGTGTTTCGGCGCCTTACGGCGACTTCGTGGACTTCAATGGCGATTATGTCCCTGACTACATGATTAGCTCTCGTGATTTGCCTGGCAATATTGCGATCGCTGCTGTGGCAAATCGAAAAAAAATAGGCAAATCGCTTCTGCAAGAAATTTTGAGCCCAACAGGCACCAAAATCATAATCCAATACAAGACCGCGACCAAGCTCCCCAAAGCCATCTGTACCACCGCCTGCACTGGGCCACAAGGCGAAGCCTTGGGGACCAGTGCAGGCCTACCCAACTCTTCACCCCGCTATCTCGTGACCGAAGTTACGACGACTGGCGACCGTGACCTGACGGGCGATGGTGTGGTAGATAGTTTCACGACGCGGTATGAATACTACAACGGGCGCGTGGCGACGGGTACGGTTGCGGAGAGGGCGTCCTTAGGATTTGAGAAGATCGTCACGAGGGATGTAAATAGCGGGAATTACAAGATCGATACTTACCGGCAAGACAAACCTTTCCAGGGGTATATGTCTGTCAGTCGAAGCTATTTAGCCGATAACACGCTGGTTTCGGAACAATACTCGCCTACGACATTGCAACAGTATTATTGTTCAGAGGTTGGCTGTTCCACCAATGCGGCAAATGACCCAACGCCTTCATCGCCCCGCCAAATTCGCGCAACGGGTGAATCAGAAACACGTTCTTATGAAAATGGCATATTGATAGGCCGCAAGTTTCAGGAAGTTCTGAGTCAAGATATATACGGCAGTCCGTTGATTATGAAGACTGGGGTTACCGCGAATGGTACCACGCGCACCGTTTACAAATTCATTCAGTACATTAATGAGAACACCGCGACTAATCGGGCGCTGGGTGTCGCTTATTCTGAAAAAACCTGCTACACGGCGACGGAATGCGCGACCGGGGACAATGATTTTATTTCTGAAAGCCGTATCTCCTATGACGGCGGCGCTTTGGGAACGATTGGGTCAAGACATCTGCCGACAAAGCGGGAAAACTATGTTTTGACCGGTGACGGTGTCGGCGTCTGGCTTGCTGAGCAATATACTTACGATACAGCTGGAAATATTTTGACGCATCTAGATGCCCGAGGATTTTTAAACACTATCGTTTATGACCCAGATTACAACCAATTTCCGGTAAGTGTGACGAAAAGTCATGCGGGTAAATCATCAACCGTAACGGCGGCGTATGACCCAAGATATGGAAAGAAAATCCTGGAAACTATCGTCGATGAGGGAACTACAATTACCACCAATCTGGACGCTACAGGTTTTGTTACCCAAGTCACCGTTGAAAACGGTTCAACCACGCTTGCAAAAAATTCTTCCCATCGTGCCGCTGCCGGCGCCTCGCCGATCTGGGGAGAAAGCTGCACACACTTTGGTGCGGCTTTTACGCAGAGCCGATGCACAAAGAATTTCAAAGACGCGATGGGGAGGACTTATCGCGAAGAATACCCAGAGCTAGTAAATGGCGTCGAAAAGCAGATGGCGATCGAGCACAAGTACGATAGCCGTGGTCGCGCAGTTGCAATTTCGCAGCCATTTGACGCCACGAGTGGTAGCGCAAGCCAATGGAGCACAAGAACTTACGACATTTACGGTCGCGTTGTACAGGCACAATCTTTCGATGGTAAAACGACAAGCACAGTTTTTCAAACAACGGGCTTACCGGCAGGCATAGTATCATGCACTGTTGCCACCGATACCGATGGCAAGCAGCAACAGGCGTGTAATAACATTCATGGCAAAGCTGCATTCACAGTGGAAAGCTATGGTGCGCCAGAGGCTACGCGGATAGATTACATCTACGACGGTCGTGGTCGCTTGGCTGCCGTGACTGCACCGCAGGGAATCACAACTATCGGTTATGTGAGCATATCCGGCATACAGGCTTTCGTAGACGACCCCATTTCGGGACGGACGGATTTTACTTATTACAATGTTCCGGGTTCGGCAAGTTTCGGACAACTTGCAAGCGAGACCCGCGCAGGCAAAACGACGAGTTTTGAATATAGCGCGTCATTTGGCCGCATGTCGAAAATCACCCGACCTGATTCGGTCACAACTTTCACCTATGACGAGACCGACGCAGAGGTGGGTAGCCATGGCATCAACAAACCGACTACGTTGATTCATCAGGTAAACGGCTACACACTTCGGGAACGCTACAGATACAACGCTAAGTCGGATATCACGGAAATGAAGCGCTGGATTTCGCACGCAACTGAAACACTTTGCTCTGATCCCGGTGCCATGCCTTGTTTTCAAAGGTATGCCTTTAGCACTGATAATCTAGACCGTGCAGAAACCATCACTTACCCGGACGGCAACACGACAGAACTCACCTATGTAGGGGCGACCGAGCACGTCGCAGAGATTAAGCACGCCGGATTAACCTTCGCCACGTACAGCAACTACACTTATGATGTCATGGCGCACATTGGCAAAGTGACGTATGGTAATGGCTTAGTACACGACTACACCTACCAGCCAGCAACGGGCGTAATGCAGACAGTAAGCATCGGGAAGGCAAATCAACCTGAAAAACTTAATCTGACATATGCTTACGATGCTTCGTTTAACATATCGAGTATTACTGACAATGTAATCCCCGACCTTTCTGTAACCTATCAATATGACGTATTGAACCGGATACGACAGTCGTCGTATGGCTCTGGAAAAATAAGAGATTTTCGTTTCGATCAAGATGGCGCTGGCAATAGCAAAGGTAATCTTTTGCGCAAAGGCAACCGCCGAATGACTTACGCAGTGGGCAAAACATATCCTGTTGCAGACGAACTTTATAACGAGACCACGAGCCAGTGGGAGCCACACCAGACAATGACTTGGTCGGCGGCAGGCAGTCTCTTAACCAAGGGTAATTTCAGCTACGAATACGATTCAAACCAGATGATGACGAAGGCCGTAGAAGCCAATACGGCAGAAACAGAGTTCGTTTATGATCACACCGGCCAACGTTTTCTGAAAAAACATACGCGTGACGGCGTTACCATTAAGACATGGTATGTCGCCGACGGGCTTGAGTTGAGAGAAAAATACGTCGGTGTTACAAGCGGCAATCCTCCCGGAATCTTCGACAGTTGGCAGGCGACGAAATACATTTATGGCCAAGATCGTAAGCGCATTGCTTCGATCACAGGCAATGTGAAGACGTCTGCAATTTCGCCAACCCCAACCGAGCTTTTTGCTTTAGCTGAAGGTTATTCGGCTTCGACCTTTGGCGGCATGGCCATGAAAACCTATTATACATTCTATGGTATCTATGCACACGAGAATTTAGGCAGAGTTCTGCGAATCATTCTTTTGAGCGCATTAGCTCTGGTGCTTCTGTTGTGGCTTTATTACAATTCGCTAAGTGCGGATGAAAATTTTGGCGGCGCATTTTTCCGGCGTTTGATCGCTGTTTCAATGATCACTGTTTTCGTTTCGGTAAATTGCGGTCAGAATGCCCCGCCGACCGGCGTCACACCGGGGCAAATCAGCACGATTATTTCTGAACTCTACACGGGATTACCAGCAGGAACAGTTTACTACTCACACAATCATTTAGGCAGCGGAAGTTTAGTCACGGATACGAACGGCGATGAAATTTTCCGCATTACTTACACAGAGTATGGTGAAATCGATCTAGAAAATTCAGGCAAATGGAATTCAACGACACAGACGCTTGAACAGAACATGAGCGACGCGGAGATCTTGATTACTGCGGTCAAATTTACGGGACAGGAATACGACCCGGAGACAGGGTTCTACTACTACAACGCACGATACTATTCTGCAGAGCTTGGCGTATTTACGACCAGCGACACGGAATTCGATTCGGGTAGCGGCTACGGGTTTAATCGGCACATGTACGTGGGCGGCAATCCGATTATGGCAAGTGATCCGTCAGGACATTTCGTTTGGTTCATCGTTGCAGCGGTTGTTATTGGTGCGATCATGGGCGGCACGAAAGGAAACCCATTCAAAGGCGAGAACTGGAAGAATTTCAGTGGTACGGGCGCATTGATCGGCGCTCTTGCTGGCTTAGCAGGCGCACTCACCGGCGGCGCAGCGGCAGCAGGGTTAACAGGACTTAACGCTGCCGTGGTTGGCGGCATGGCTGGCGGTGCAGCTGGTGGCTTTGTCGGTGGCGCTGGGACTGCTTGGGCGAACGGCGCGAGTTTTGGTGATGGGTTGCTTGCTGGTTTTGCAGGTGGGGTTATGGGTGCGATAGTCGGCGCTGCTGCCGGCGCTGCGTTCTACGGTGCTGGTCAATTATTTGGCGGTTCCGGCGGTGGTGCCGGTGCAGCCACAGCAGATGCCGGCGGAAGGCCATGCCCGATAGGGCAATGTTCTTGGGGCGGCGAAGTAACTGCAACAGACGCCGGTAGTGGTATGGCCGCTGCTGCGCCTGCGGCTGCCCCCTCGACGGCTGGCGGCGCCAGTGGTGCAGCCGCCAATGCGGCAGCTCTGGGTGGTGGCACCGGTGGTTCGTATGGTGGCGCCCAAGCAGCAACGCTCGTATCACGCTCTAATTCAACGAGCAAAGCACCGCCAGGTAAGACGGTCTACGGCTTTGATCAAGAGACAGGTGTACTATATCCAACGCAAATGGGTCGGGAAACGTTCGCTAGTCTAAAGGACTATTGTTGGTCGGCACCATATGATTCTATGCGCGGTTGCAGTGAGCCGGGAATTACGAGTGCCCCAGTGTTTCCTTCAGATTGGCTGCCGTTTAATTTGAAGAGCCTTTTTAAGTTCGGCGCAACGCGCGGCGCTCGCATGGTACCACAAGCATATAAATTTGGTAAACATGTGCTTGGCCGAATGGAGTCGAGAGGTGTAAATAGCGCAATGGTAGATAAGGCTCTGAGACTGGGGAAGCGGTACTATGATCCCAAAAATAAAACGACAAACTTTGTCCTGAGCGGTGGCTTTGCCAGCGGGAAAGATTTGCTTGTAGGTGTTGGGCCTACTGGTACAATAAGCACTGTGATTCGCGGCTCCAAACTGGTAAGACCGCGTTTTGTGCCGATAAATTAG
- a CDS encoding cobalamin-binding protein, with protein MASPERIVCLTEETCEWLYLLGEEQRIVGISAYTVRPERAPKEKPKVSAFLTGNIRKIKGLAPDLVIGFSDIQSELAAKLIKEGLTVLITNQRSLQEIDATLMQVARLVGKEALGARLLNRWHRKADAIRSLTSGRKRPRVFFQEWNEPVISAIRWVTELIEICGGENIFAARSAAMAKDRIVTLAAVKKHDPEVIIGSWCGKPVDFEWIRSRPELAKVTAVVNDKLFEIESAEILQPGPALYLDGINRIYAAIHGQELPAKLRQR; from the coding sequence ATGGCCAGTCCTGAGCGAATTGTCTGCCTCACCGAAGAGACGTGTGAATGGCTATACCTGCTCGGCGAAGAGCAGCGAATCGTCGGCATCAGCGCATACACCGTGCGGCCTGAACGCGCGCCGAAAGAAAAGCCAAAGGTCAGCGCTTTTCTGACCGGCAACATACGCAAGATCAAGGGTCTCGCCCCCGACCTCGTAATCGGCTTTTCTGACATACAATCAGAGCTGGCAGCAAAACTGATCAAAGAAGGATTAACCGTTCTCATCACTAACCAGCGCTCGCTGCAAGAGATCGACGCCACCCTCATGCAGGTTGCCCGCCTCGTCGGTAAAGAAGCACTCGGCGCGAGACTCCTCAACCGCTGGCACCGCAAAGCCGACGCGATTCGAAGCCTCACCTCGGGCCGCAAACGCCCGCGCGTGTTCTTTCAGGAGTGGAACGAACCCGTCATCAGTGCGATCAGGTGGGTTACTGAACTCATCGAAATTTGCGGAGGTGAGAATATTTTCGCGGCACGCTCTGCAGCAATGGCAAAAGACCGCATCGTCACTCTCGCCGCAGTCAAAAAGCATGATCCCGAAGTAATCATCGGGTCATGGTGCGGTAAACCGGTCGATTTTGAATGGATACGCAGCCGGCCAGAACTTGCAAAGGTAACCGCCGTTGTGAACGACAAACTCTTTGAGATTGAATCTGCTGAAATTCTGCAGCCAGGCCCTGCGCTCTATCTCGACGGCATAAACCGAATCTACGCGGCAATTCACGGTCAAGAACTGCCCGCAAAACTTCGCCAGAGGTAA
- a CDS encoding helix-turn-helix domain-containing protein, protein MQPTGQLNKALGVLILIDKPLIYATWLIMAVVAPKNFAQRLKKLRMERGLSQREFATKTGINYVQYNRYEKGDRKPSADVLPKIADALSVSVDYLLEGDEQNAAMANLSDRELLTMFQRTEKLSENDKDHVKALLDAFIKTREMTTVLNKAS, encoded by the coding sequence ATGCAGCCAACCGGTCAATTAAATAAAGCACTTGGCGTCCTAATTTTGATAGACAAGCCACTAATATATGCCACTTGGTTGATTATGGCAGTCGTTGCGCCAAAGAATTTTGCTCAAAGGTTGAAAAAACTGCGCATGGAGCGCGGCTTGTCTCAAAGAGAATTTGCCACTAAAACGGGCATAAACTATGTTCAATACAATCGTTATGAAAAGGGCGATCGCAAACCTTCTGCTGATGTACTACCAAAAATTGCCGATGCGCTTAGTGTAAGCGTCGATTATCTGCTGGAAGGTGATGAACAAAACGCTGCGATGGCAAACCTGTCAGACCGCGAACTCTTAACAATGTTTCAACGAACTGAAAAACTCTCTGAAAATGACAAGGATCACGTTAAAGCCTTGCTCGATGCTTTTATAAAAACCAGAGAAATGACGACAGTTTTGAACAAAGCCTCATAG